ATCTCAAAAACCGCCGCTGCACCTCCCCACTAGTCTCTCAGCGATCCTGCTGTCCTGGGTAGCCAGCCATAGGTAAATCAAAACACCCAAAAATCTCAACCTCCAAGACGCTTAAATGACCGCCACCAGCTGCAGCTTCCAGCTCATCGTCTGACACTTCTCCCGATTGCGATTGCATTGATTGAATATCT
This region of Synechococcus sp. NOUM97013 genomic DNA includes:
- a CDS encoding Nif11-like leader peptide family natural product precursor, producing MPEEQLKAFPEKVKSDTELQEKLKAATTPEAALQIAKEAGFSITAEDIQSMQSQSGEVSDDELEAAAGGGHLSVLEVEIFGCFDLPMAGYPGQQDR